A single genomic interval of Chiloscyllium punctatum isolate Juve2018m chromosome 35, sChiPun1.3, whole genome shotgun sequence harbors:
- the LOC140459575 gene encoding stAR-related lipid transfer protein 7, mitochondrial-like, with protein MLTVRRPAVLLPSARSKAPLGESYSQWLRSACFSSQPGGWRQVVEPEAWRKWAGDIQRWALGWLRDRGGSSRGVARQRLVSILASQCSYVTGQRLRRAQQIGQLYSNLYSERSRQGLITSLWRRFHSRNRGTGGKLVAAFAAAFMWDNERIQDEELQR; from the coding sequence ATGTTGACCGTGAGGAGGCCGGCCGTGCTCCTGCCCTCGGCCCGTTCAAAGGCGCCGCTCGGCGAGTCCTACTCGCAGTGGCTGCGCTCGGCCTGCTTCTCGAGCCAGCCCGGGGGCTGGCGCCAGGTCGTTGAGCCGGAGGCCTGGAGGAAGTGGGCAGGGGACATCCAGCGGTGGGCGCTGGGCTGGCTGAGGGACCGCGGCGGCAGCTCGAGGGGTGTGGCCCGCCAGAGGCTGGTGTCGATTCTCGCCAGTCAGTGCAGCTACGTGACCGGGCAGAGGCTGCGGCGGGCACAGCAGATCGGGCAGCTGTACAGCAACCTGTACTCGGAGCGGTCCCGCCAGGGCCTGATCACCAGCCTGTGGAGGCGGTTCCACAGCCGGAACCGGGGCACGGGCGGCAAGCTGGTGGCTGCCTTTGCTGCCGCCTTCATGTGGGACAACGAGAGGATTCAGGACGAGGAGCTGCAGCGGTGA